The following is a genomic window from Desulfofarcimen acetoxidans DSM 771.
TTCAGTCCACGGCAGATCAGTTCCCAGTGCGACCGATCGAAGTCCGTGGCTGGCCGGGGTCAGTGGTAATAATTTTATAATCTGTGAAAAAGGAAAGGGTACCCTGTCTACCGAAAAAAAAGTGCCGCAGACAAAAGTCATCGGGGTTATGACAAAATTATTAAACCTGGTCATGTCCGGATGAGATTTGATTTTCAGAGCCACCAGAAATCCCAGGCTTGAGAAGACCAGGCAGTTCAAGCACAAAAGAAGAACAAACCAGAGATTGAAGATAAGGTCTGCCCGGAAAAACCAGGATATGACCAGTAAAATAGCTGCGGCATACAATCCCCTGAGCGCTCCCGCCAGAATTTTACCTGCCGCAAAGGAATAGACAGTGATAGGCGCGACAAGATATTCCTCCAGTGTCTTATCGTAGAGGCGGGCAATGGAAAGAGGAGTGGCCACGGCGTTGAAACTGACGTTCATTGTACTTAGCGCCACTATTCCAGGTACGATAAAGTCGATGTAGGCCACCCCTCCCAGGTTAACTGTTTTGCCCAGGCCCCAGCCGAAGGCTACCATGTACAGCAAAGGTGCTACCATTGAACCGGTGGTAATAGTCCACCAGCGGCGTTTAAAAAAAAGATACTCTCTCCAAAGCACGGCTCTCAATCCGGACATCAGGTGCTCACTCTTTCTTCAGTAAGTTTTACGAAAACATCTTCCAGCTTTGTCTGGCGTATGGTGAACTCGTCGCGTAACGCTCCTGCATGCTCCAGCGCTTCCTGGCGGGAAGCAAAAAAGTGAAGGATTGTCCGTTCGTCTCGGAATTCTTCCACAACTACCGGTCCCACCACTTTTTTTAGCTCTTCCGGTGAGCCGTCCATGATTAATTCGCCTTTTTTCAGCAGTCCAATCCTATTGCAGAGAGTCTCTGCCTCCTCCAGATAGTGGGTAGTCAGTAAGATAGTAATTCCTCTGCTGTTTAAGCTTTTAATCAAATCCCAGACTTTCCGCCTTATAAATACGTCGAGACCTACTGTTGGCTCGTCAAGAAGGAGAATCCTGGGTTTGTGCATTAATGCCCGTGCAATCAATACTTTTCGCTTTGTTCCGCCAGACAGAGTGTTAACCAGTGTTCCGGCCTTTTCTTCGAGGCCGGTAAAAGCCAGCAGTTCCTCAATTCTTATCCTGGCCTGTTCCTGTGGAATGCTGTAAAGCATGGCGTGCAGGCGCAAATTTTCCACCACGGTCAGTTCCGGTTCAAGGTTGATGTGTTGAGGTACCAGACCCACTTCTGCCTTAAAACGGGTATCGTTGCGGTGAGCACGGCATCCGTTTACAACAATGCTGCCCTCTGTGGGCATGGTTAAAGCTGTAAGCATCCTGACAGTAGTTGTTTTGCCGGCTCCGTTAGGACCGAGCAAGCCGAAGAATTCGCCGGTTTTAATATGCAGATTAAGCTTATTTACTGAAACCGTTTGTTTATAATTTTTGCTGACATTTTCAAGTTTAATCATAATTGCAATCCATTGCTGAATGCTTTCTGGCCAGAATGGTGGACAGATAATTGGGTTTTTTATCTTTGCTGCCATTTAAATTGCATGTGATTTCTTCATCCGCAAACCCGCATCTGCTAATCATTACTGCCTTCTCAGAAAGTCCATGGCGGTTAAGATGACCGACGATTTGATCATAATTTTTATATACTCTCATCATTACGATACTATCAGAACAGGAAAGCACCTTCTCTATTTTTTCATCTGCCAGC
Proteins encoded in this region:
- a CDS encoding ABC transporter permease, encoding MSGLRAVLWREYLFFKRRWWTITTGSMVAPLLYMVAFGWGLGKTVNLGGVAYIDFIVPGIVALSTMNVSFNAVATPLSIARLYDKTLEEYLVAPITVYSFAAGKILAGALRGLYAAAILLVISWFFRADLIFNLWFVLLLCLNCLVFSSLGFLVALKIKSHPDMTRFNNFVITPMTFVCGTFFSVDRVPFPFSQIIKLLPLTPASHGLRSVALGTDLPWTEPAIQIFYLALFVIWGIKTCLKVE
- a CDS encoding ABC transporter ATP-binding protein, encoding MIKLENVSKNYKQTVSVNKLNLHIKTGEFFGLLGPNGAGKTTTVRMLTALTMPTEGSIVVNGCRAHRNDTRFKAEVGLVPQHINLEPELTVVENLRLHAMLYSIPQEQARIRIEELLAFTGLEEKAGTLVNTLSGGTKRKVLIARALMHKPRILLLDEPTVGLDVFIRRKVWDLIKSLNSRGITILLTTHYLEEAETLCNRIGLLKKGELIMDGSPEELKKVVGPVVVEEFRDERTILHFFASRQEALEHAGALRDEFTIRQTKLEDVFVKLTEERVST